The sequence CCGCAAGTTCATCAAGAACCCAGTCGGCAAGACAGGACAAAGGCTCGATGCGCACGTGAAGGTGATTCTGGCGTCCCAGAGCGCCCTGAACGATCTGGAGTGTGCCCTCGGGGAGGCGCATCTTTCGGCTAGGCTTGTTATGTTGGAGTCCCTGGCTTCCGCTAGAGCGTGCCTCACACCTGACCAGATGGAAGATGGTGTCCTGCTGATAGATATTGGGAAGGGCACAACGGATGCAATCATCTATTTCGGTGGGTCTCCACGATACGTCAGCTGTGTGGCTATGGCCGGTGGATTCGTCACCAGGGATGTGGCGCACTGCCTCGGTTGCGACATGCGCAGTGCGGAAGAGGTCAAGCTCAGCACCGGCCGCGCTTCAAAGATGCCTCGCCCGACAGAGGGGCGCCTCGAGTCATTGGTCTCGGAGGTCGAGGAGACCACGGCCGACCCGAAGGTTGTCAGGGCAATGTCGTCCAGAAATGCTGAGATACTCCTCACGCTCAGAAACGACATTAGGCGGACGGACGCAGAGCAGTTCATCAAGCGCGGCGTGGTTCTGACCGGCCGCGCCTCGCAAGACTCGGGCCTTTGTGGGCTGGCGTCGTACATATTCGGCATGCAGGCGCAGACAGGCAAGTGCGCCGATACCAGGTCTTTCGACGGGGCTCTGGACGACCCAGGCTTTGCGAGCGTGATGGGGCTTTTGTCGTTCGGCTATGAGCGGGCGGCCGGTGTTAGCAGCTTTGCGGGGCAAGAACGCTCGTTCCTCAGTCGGGCGTGGAACGCTTTGACCTGTAAGAACATATTTTTGACTTAATTTGGAGGTAAGGAAGAATGGGAAGCATAGTAGAGATTGTTCCGCCAGGGGTCTCATTTCCTATTAGGACACTACCGTTGTCGGTCAGGCAGGAATGTCCGTTTGTGTGGTTTGCCAGTGATGAATGTGATGCTCCGCAGACGAAGGTCCTCGTCGCGGGTGTCGGCGGCGACGGCTGTAACACAGTGGAGCAGATGCAAAGCATGGCTCCCTCATCGCTCGATTTCATCGCTATCGATACTGACTACATGTCTCTTGAGCGGCTCACGATCGAGTGGAAACTCCTGCTTGGTAAGCACACAGCTAGGAGCATAGGCAGCGGAGGCAATGCTGACCTCGGCAGAGCCGCCGCGGAGGAGGCATCTGAAGAATGGGCCGACAAAATCGCCAACTATGGGATGGTGATCATCGTGGCAGGCATGGGAGGCGGCACTGGGTCCGGGGCGGCAGCTTATCTTGCGAAGATGGCGAGAGATATGGGCGTGCTAACGGTCGCGGTTGTCTCCTCACCATTCGAGTATGAGGGCCGTCAGAAGGCCGATAGCGCCAGCGAGGGAATAGCAAAGCTCCGCTCCTCTGCTGACAGCATCATCGTCATTCCCAACGACAGACTGTTCTCGCTGAGCGACCGGCTGACCTACTACGAGGCGCTCAAGCTGCGTGATGACCAGCTGGTGCGCATCATAGGAAGTGTGACGGACCTCGTCCTGCGTCCTGCGAGAATGTCGATAGATTTTGGCTCTATAAGGGCGGTAATCGAGGATGGCGGGATGATGGTGGTTGCACAGGCGTCTGCGTCCGGCGAGGGCGTGGTTGATGAACTGCTCGAACAGCTGCTCCACAAAAACCTCATCGATCACCCGCCCATGGATGCAGCCCAGGCGGTGCTTCTTGTTACAACGCTCGGCTACAAGGTTACCGCTTCCGAGGACACTGAGCTCAAGTCGAGGATATCGCGCGTTGTCAGTCCTATGGCCAAGGTCTTCTGCGGCACAAGGCTTGAAAAGGGAGCTGGCGATAGTGTTACTGTAACGCTGATAGCGACCCACTTCGATGAATTGCCAGAGCCCCAGGCAGAGGTGATAGAGCTCGAGAGGGTGTTCACGATCGAGCAGATTAACAGCGCGGGACCCTCCCACAGGATATACACACCGTCCTACTTGCGGCTGAAGGCGCCGTCCGAGAGCAATGGTTAGAGTTCGATGAGGTTTTCTATGCCTAGAGCCCCGAAACCCATGAACATTGAGCAGGCTCGCGAACTATTCTCCGGCTACGCCAAGCAGGCTCTCAACATGGGCGCCCTTGATGCCCTCATCATCCCAGTCGAAGGCATAGTCTTTGACCATAGGACGATACTGAAGTGTATGTATGGGTGCTCCGGCTGGAACAACAGCTGGGTCTGCCCGTCCGCGCCAAAGGCCCTGATGCCCTGGGACGCCGAGCCCGTGCTAAGAAAATACTCGTGGGCGCTCCTAATACACGCCGACAATCAAAAGGACAACCAGAACATCTCCTTCGCGATAGAGAGCCAAGCCTACGTCGATGACTACTACTTCGCATTCAGCCTGAGCGATTGCACGATATGCGAGACGTGTGCTTTTCAAATGGACAAGCCATGTGTTGACCCTGTCCGGGCGAGGCCTGCAATGCAGGGGATGGGTATAGACGTCTTTGCCACCGCGCGCGGACTGGGCTTACCCATAGAGACCTTGAAGCACCCAGGCGGGTCGGAGAAACAGAACTGGTATTCGCTTGTATTCATCGAATAGGTCTCAACGGGGTATCGCACACAGCTTGCCACACTGCGGGAGGATATCGGGGTGTTGAAGCCGAGGCCACTGCCGCCGGGTGGCACCGTGGGGATAGCCGCCCCCTCGGGACCCGTTGATGAGGTCTCGATACACAAGGCAGCGCAATTCCTGACCCAGCGCGGCTATCGCGTCAAGCTTGCTACGCATCTGTTTGAGGCGCACGGATACCTCGCGGGAACTGACAAGGAGCGCGCCTCGGACATGAACGCGATGTTCGCCGACCCAGCCGTTGATGCGATCATCCTTGCCCGAGGCGGCTATGGGTGTGCGAGGCTGCTTGATCTCATTGATTATGATCTCGTCAGTCAGAACCCCAAGCCTCTCATTGGATACAGCGACGCGACGGCGCTTCAACTGGCGCTTCTTGCCCGCTGCAATCTAGTCACCTTCTACGGGCCGGTCGCCTCGATTGACCTCGCTGGCCGGAGCGCCTCAATGGTCTTTGGCCGGATGCTGCGTGCACTTGAGGCCCGTCCGGGTGCACGACTGTTCTCGGAGACCCCGGCTAGTAGTATCGAAGCGCTCTCTGCCGGTCAGTGCACCGGAAGGCTTATCGGGGGGTGCCTATCGGTCCTTGTTTCGCTGCTTGGGTCGGACTACTTCCCGGATACCCGAGGCGCCATTCTCTTCTTGGAAGATGTCGATGAGCCGCCATACAGGATCGACCGCTACCTAATGCAGCTTGAGCTCGCCGGGGTCCTCTCGCACGTTGCAGGCGTGTTGCTGGGCCGCTTCGTGCGATGCTACCCGCGCGGGGGCAAACCTTCGCTTTCTCTCGGAGACGTTTTTAAGGAGAGGTTCGCCGGCAGGCTTTACCCAGTCCTTTCCGGCCTCCCATTCGGCCATATTGCTCGGAAGACCACTGTGCCGCAAGGGGTCATGTGCGCGCTAGATACTAACCGAGGGAGAATCGAGTATGCTGGCTCGTGCTGTAAGATGAGTGAAGGGGTGAGATAGCCTGCGGTTCCGCACGAGATAGACCCAGAGTTTGACTCCTTGAGGGCCGCGGCGCAGTGTATGTGGTTAGTTTAAGGTCGATGGACCGAGCTCAAGCTGCCTATGATTGATAGGGCAGTGTGGGAACATCGGAGAAATGGCCGTTCCTTGTGAAAACTGGGATTCGCTGGGCGACAGCAGCGTGTAACAATGAAAATGGAGGGCGGAAAATGCAGCATTTGAATCTTCTCGTCGTAGTTGCCGTATGCTTGTCCTTGGTGGTCGCCATTCTTCCGGCTGCGGATTACTATGTCGATTCAAACGACGGAACTGACGCAAACACCGGCGCATCGCCGCTTGCGCCGTGGAAAACGATCACTCACGCATTGTCTTCTGTAAGTGGCACAGAGGGCGGTCCTGCTACGATTCACATAGCCGCCGGGACCTATTCGCCCTCGGCCAGCGGCGAGAGTTTCCCACTTCAGATGAAGTCCTATGTATCGCTTTTAGGCGATGGGGCCGACACAGTAATACTCGACGCCCAGGAAACCGCATATCACGTCATCTATTGCGCCCAGGCGGATAGCCTCACGATTGAGGGCCTAACGGTTACGGGCGGAAGAGCAAACGGTTCTGGAACCGACGGCAAGGGCGGT is a genomic window of bacterium containing:
- the ftsA gene encoding cell division protein FtsA produces the protein MFGRTPRIVSALDVGSETTRAAIAQIVEEDLELGDDEVSTAPLKIIGVGEVRTRGVERGEFVDISKVADSIRTATEQASVMASTGVKDVVVSLNGRHTRSVDSVGTISLSGSSSSKDTCAMRAIVESDLRHALEDAKSVTVHSDERMLHTILQDFAVDSRKFIKNPVGKTGQRLDAHVKVILASQSALNDLECALGEAHLSARLVMLESLASARACLTPDQMEDGVLLIDIGKGTTDAIIYFGGSPRYVSCVAMAGGFVTRDVAHCLGCDMRSAEEVKLSTGRASKMPRPTEGRLESLVSEVEETTADPKVVRAMSSRNAEILLTLRNDIRRTDAEQFIKRGVVLTGRASQDSGLCGLASYIFGMQAQTGKCADTRSFDGALDDPGFASVMGLLSFGYERAAGVSSFAGQERSFLSRAWNALTCKNIFLT
- a CDS encoding cell division protein FtsZ, producing the protein MGSIVEIVPPGVSFPIRTLPLSVRQECPFVWFASDECDAPQTKVLVAGVGGDGCNTVEQMQSMAPSSLDFIAIDTDYMSLERLTIEWKLLLGKHTARSIGSGGNADLGRAAAEEASEEWADKIANYGMVIIVAGMGGGTGSGAAAYLAKMARDMGVLTVAVVSSPFEYEGRQKADSASEGIAKLRSSADSIIVIPNDRLFSLSDRLTYYEALKLRDDQLVRIIGSVTDLVLRPARMSIDFGSIRAVIEDGGMMVVAQASASGEGVVDELLEQLLHKNLIDHPPMDAAQAVLLVTTLGYKVTASEDTELKSRISRVVSPMAKVFCGTRLEKGAGDSVTVTLIATHFDELPEPQAEVIELERVFTIEQINSAGPSHRIYTPSYLRLKAPSESNG
- a CDS encoding LD-carboxypeptidase; translation: MLKPRPLPPGGTVGIAAPSGPVDEVSIHKAAQFLTQRGYRVKLATHLFEAHGYLAGTDKERASDMNAMFADPAVDAIILARGGYGCARLLDLIDYDLVSQNPKPLIGYSDATALQLALLARCNLVTFYGPVASIDLAGRSASMVFGRMLRALEARPGARLFSETPASSIEALSAGQCTGRLIGGCLSVLVSLLGSDYFPDTRGAILFLEDVDEPPYRIDRYLMQLELAGVLSHVAGVLLGRFVRCYPRGGKPSLSLGDVFKERFAGRLYPVLSGLPFGHIARKTTVPQGVMCALDTNRGRIEYAGSCCKMSEGVR
- a CDS encoding DUF1565 domain-containing protein, giving the protein MQHLNLLVVVAVCLSLVVAILPAADYYVDSNDGTDANTGASPLAPWKTITHALSSVSGTEGGPATIHIAAGTYSPSASGESFPLQMKSYVSLLGDGADTVILDAQETAYHVIYCAQADSLTIEGLTVTGGRANGSGTDGKGG
- a CDS encoding DUF2284 domain-containing protein, with the translated sequence MPRAPKPMNIEQARELFSGYAKQALNMGALDALIIPVEGIVFDHRTILKCMYGCSGWNNSWVCPSAPKALMPWDAEPVLRKYSWALLIHADNQKDNQNISFAIESQAYVDDYYFAFSLSDCTICETCAFQMDKPCVDPVRARPAMQGMGIDVFATARGLGLPIETLKHPGGSEKQNWYSLVFIE